gagccaCGActtatagtcgtcatgacgactatattaattgtttgcaacgaacctatcgggaaatacccgataattttgaagctcgtgtggtattcgggggattatttttccgacccaaatgtcggccaatagaattgcaccatgagactaaatgtacagttaacaaataagaatttcataatgaataaaacaactacttaatacttttcttgaagcaacgaccagagaaaattttcacaaaaaattatcagtataataccatgtaggttgtaccacgtgacgtcgaatggtgcaattctattggccgatatttgggtcggaaaaataatcatactaaaccaatggacaatcgaagatagagcattgttcacatcggcaaaatttgttatttgtcgtttggttttaaaaatcaaggacgtgtcatcagcaaacaaaactatctgaTGTTTTCTCTCTACCATGAAAGGTAGGTAGGTAAAGGTAGGTATTAACTACAAACAGGTCAGTTAACTCTTTAATGGGACATGGGGCAGGCACATTATTGCGTCTGTTTCACTGTTTCTATCAGagtactttttttttcgttagaAATTGAACCCGAGTTCACGCCATAAACCTCAGAAACTAAGCATGCAGACGGTGACTTTCCTATACCAAATAATAGATAGGTATATATGAAACGTCATTATTGATATCTAAGTTATTTTCGTCTTGACTTGACAATCGATTGATCATTGTAGTATTGTGGTAAAAGTGAACGGACGTGGTTGCTTGAGACAAATCGCTACGTTTAAATTCCGATTAATTTCTTATCAAAGGACAAGCAATAtctaaattttagttttaaagtagacaatatgtaaattttgtacGCTAaccgtttttaaataaatcgctTACTTTAgcgttacaaatatatttaaagaaatatattataatactatattCTATCTAAACGATTAAACGTGAGTGTTAAGCGTATTTCGCATACAATTGAGTAGTCGAGTTTAGTTTGTTGATATAAAATGGGACCTTCAATGTCATATGAATTCTTTATTAACAGTCAGTTACGattctttttacttttatttttaaaaaattaactgtCCTTGTTTTTGAATTTACATTTCCTAATAAGTGTTATTATTCTTGCTAATCCTTTTTGTAACTCGATGGACGATAATTAGCTCTGAAGCAAACATCGCGGCACAACTCATCGTGTAGGTACTGTGACGCGAACGTAATCCCTGCAGTAAGCAAGACTTTCTTtgcaaacattttttattgcttcTATATTTAAGAAACTGCGCAACAGTTAAAAGTGAAAATCAGTTGTAAATATTACGGTATGTGGAGACGACCCGACCGCCGCACTTTGATGTTCAACTACTCGATACATCGATTATCTGAGGAAATCATCGTTAAATAATCGGATAAGGAGATATGATAAACTGAAAACGTTCAGTCGTACGGGCGATATGCGTGACAGCATTCTACTTATTAACTCCGCGCTCAATCCTGAGCATTACTCCGGCTTAATAGAATACATAGATattctttttacaactttgatTGCCGGGCCCTTGATTATCATCTATTGGCTGGCGACATGGAATTTGTTAGATATGTACATCTACCCCGAAGATCCACTGTTAAGTGCGCTGGTGACAACATCGATAGGACTCATTTTAGGACTACTACTGTGCGTTTTCCAAGAATACTGTTGCAAAGAATTAACACCTGAAATTGGAAGTGTTAAGTTCTTTATTGTGACTAGATTGTACAATTATGTGGGTGGATTAATCAACGTAGCGGCTTGTAGAGGTGTCTGGAGTTTTATGGACATTTACGAAGAGGATGCGTTTTCTACGGCAATTACAACTATTGTTTCAACAATAGCCCTTATATGTCTGAAAGGGTTACGAAATTTGGAGTCAGCTCCGTACAGTGTTTCAATAGATGCAGACGAGGGTTACTTTGATGCACCGACATTTTACAGAACGGTAtgaaacacaattttttatagaatttaaataaccAGCATAATGCGTAATAAATACATGCAAATGAAATAGCACGCTCCGTAGCATGTTCGTAGCGCCAGCCGTGACGCGTAGCACATATGctatccttttttttatagaaatacaaTATAAGTATATGAGTACctagattttaaataatgattttttgcggtgatttatttgtttagttaaaattagataaaatggtatatggttatttttatattacaaagaaaagaaaattaggTATAAACCACGGAACTTTTTGAaacttgaaaattaataactaCTTTACAGGAAGAAGTATTCAAAGCCTCTAGAAAGGgtagtaaaaaaaagaaatagcagatttaaaagaaataccaTTACACCCTAGTCTAAAACACTCGCATAGCCAGGTGACGAACTGTTTAAAACCTGAATAATAGTACTCTTTACTTTTATGGAATCGATTTTCCAAATAAATTGATTATGTTTACTATGATTGTAAAATTATCTGCAAATCAAAGAACAATTCTCGCCTCCTTAGGCTTGTTAGCcttattgaatatatttaactgGTTGGTGTCATTTACTAGTCAACATACAGTCAAACATCCTAGAGTGATGATGAAATAAACCTTCCGTTTTTTGAGAAAATGGTAATTCTCTACGCTGATCATTTTTATCCATATTTATACCAGATCCTCCATTATCAGATGCCTTTTATGCATAACAATAAAGATATGTCTACACTTTATAATATCAAGCAAGTTGTTTtacgttatttattatttaaataaaaaattaaaatttaaagtctataataataatgtgaacAGCATATGCATATGCCCCAACAAGTATTCCTAGTTTAAAGAGCATTGATGCTTTCGCTAACTCACCCGTCAGCAACATTCTATTCTGCGAATGATAGCGCAAATcaactattttattaactttgcACCAGATTGTGAGATATTTGTGCCATGATTAGGACTAGTGGCTAAGTAGTTTGAACTACTTTATTAGATATACTTAAGTTGTTATTACGTAATATGATAATCTGTAATTGAtataatctataaataaatgatatggaTTATAAAAaggattatgaaataaaagtaataagcGACAAGTTATAGAGCAATTTTGGGGTTTATCGGaagtgattaataataataataataatcatttatttgcaagaatatggtataaaaatcttatggtTGTACAATCTTAACtccgcatattctgccacatataatggcgtgcaaatttatcttacataattaacaattagaattttactatattacaatcaaaccttatgtgattttataatcacattatttattttttatatccggacaatcagccatatataaataggcatgcaaatgtcataaatttttgctatgtcatataataaagacattaacataatgtcatGATAATACGTCAAGCTATTTATAATcaattgttgtcaaacttaTAGGCCAAATTTTCGCCTACGCTAtaaaagcaccttgacttTAGAAACCcaatcaccttccccttgaaaacattgttttaagattctagatgatttaaaaaatactgataAAAAAAGGTATCTATTCTCTCATACCTAAAGCCTGcctttttgtgatatttatatatcCATTGCTTACATTAATGTACCTCGAGTAGTAGAATAATCAACTTATTACTAGTTGGATTCGTCTACTATCAACAATACGACTAATAACAATGAAATcagtttaagtaaataatataaattataattacgtaTCGCGTTGAAGCACGTGAAATAAACgtggaatattttaattgttcatagaATTGCTTGGGCTTTATTTGAGCGACTGACTTTCCCTTCTTTcaaatatattcaattttttacaaagcataaaaatataattttcacatTATAAGAGCATTGATCGTTTCATAGTACAAGGAGCTACTTACTATTTCTACGGAGCCGACCATCGTCTCTTGTTTTTCGAAAATTCGTCATTGTTATTAGAATTGGTAGTACAtcagtaattttaattaaacagcGAACAGGCATTTCTTCTTTTTCAAATCACAGTCATATATTGGTCACTGAGGATCTGAAAATCTGAAATGGTTGCATGATTGCAAATTCTTTcttacattacatttattataacatatcTAAAATCACCATCAtttagataataaaacaaaagcttTTTAATCAATAGTTGCAAAACTACAAGCTCTTTTGGCAATGTCGTTCCTCGAATatgcaaattaaatatagttagGCTAACGTTATGAACCATGACTTATtaggtttaatttattatgtaatgtaacgAGGTTATGAATGGAGATATTATATTCCTTTGTATGTATTGAAGTCTTACAAAGATCATaatttaacatacatattaccttcaataaaataaataattaaaaaaatcatcgtGTACGTTGTTTAGTAAGTtattatgtattgttttaaacTAGTCGTTGTAATAGATATGTTTTCTTATCACTGGGATTTTATTACCATATGCACATAAGcaggaatataaaaaagaaaaataacgaCTTCTTTCATTTCTGAATAGTTACTTATTGCTTATTAGTCTTTTAGATTTAAAGAGAATtagaaatataacaaatattagcagataatattgtattaattaatccgaaaataaaaaataaaagttaagaACTAATTATTACTCATTATTATAAGTACCGTATTCGGTATTCAGGTAACTTATTATCTGGTACTCGAGTATAACAGGAAATAATCCTTATCTCATATTAAATCTTATATGATACGATAAACcgcattatttttaaacagttaCTGCCTAAGATAATCTATCTTGAATAAAAGTCGTGTTTTAGTGTTACTTTTATACTTACTTAAACATAATCATTATATACAcagacaatatttaataataatgaattaatttatttttgcaataataataataaacttttattgtatcaatcgatatatacattattataaaaaaagttaatataattataattaagtattgttatgCAGGTGAGACCTCCCCCCATtttatatactcgtatattatTAACTCGGATTAATGTCCcttatatatcaatatatttaagatCCAAAGGGTAAAAggaaatgtattataaaatagatttagaatttataaatCTTCTAGGagctaaatataattttttttttttttgttacagagTAGTAAGGAAACAGCTCTATACATATTGGACTGTGTCTTTTCTGTGACAGTCGTCGGGTCACTTGTGGTATTCGTGTGGCGAGGTCTGTGGGCTTTGATTGACATTTACCTCTATCCAGATGATCCTGCCAAATCTTGCTGGACGTCACTTGTAAGTATAAGCTTAGATTAAAATCTAATGCAATAATGTTCATTGATTTTAATACTTGACAAATTTGATAAAGTTACGTCAGTTTATAGCTAATTGTCTGTTTCTAATGCTCAGAAGTCACTTATATAGCAAATTAagataaagatttaaaaaaacctacTAGTACAAGTgggttaaaaaaaaaggactttactattaagtttgttatgaaaGAGTTGGGAAGCCTGACTGATacaggtatttttattaaaagttcccaaatcttacacattagTTTCAAATGAATGAacagatttttattgtttctaatTCGTGCaatcattttgtttaataactgCCCATCTTAATGTTATCTACGTTATAATAAACTCAAAgtctatacaaatattatttttaataaatttagtcGATTTTTAGTGCGTTACGGATATAAAAGTTCTCTTAGCAGATTTTATGATaagataacaaatttaatatattatgtaaatattatccaCACGTAGATGCAATAATATTACCCAAAAGGTCAAATTTTTGTAGTCatgtagttttaaattataatagtatatgTTTGTTGTGTTTTACCCGCAGGAAATATCGTTATTTCAGTTATATTACTTCTTATTTCTATAGAATATATACAGCTGAACTCCAATAAAAATCTCATGCTTCGCACTTAGAGTCAATTCGCTACACAATACTCAATTTGACTACAATacgatacaattattaataaacacgCGGAATTTTTTCGCAATACTAACGACCCGCCCTAACTACtactaacaaaattatatatctatgtaGATGGCTCTATATTGAATTTcgttgaaataattgtatttgacTTTGTTACTCATGTTATACCAAAGCTAATACGCAATTCCAATTCcaaattctaattatttttttgatataattaattgattactgttataacgtaaatattgtctttgatccCAATACTTAACAGAAATTCATAGTGTCTTAAAAAGAATTGTCTAAATAATTCAGctgtttattaacaaaaattataaataatatgtcgACGTAAGTTTAGTTTAAGGTTCGCTCGTGTCCCATCAAAAAATGGGTGGATTcccatatattatgttaaaagttaCTGAATCACTAAGATGGAATATACCTAAAAAGGATGTTCTTAAAAGCCTAAATAAATGAtcttatttaagtattattcattttaaattatataacatacatcatcgtcatcatcatcaatcaatcatataattttttgaagtagGTTAAAAGGTATTTTGCTAAGCGTGAAAAAATCTAATCTCTTGAAATTTGGTGtcagttgataaaaaaactCCTCACAAGACACAATTATTACGATTAGTTTGAAGATTATGTGGTCAAATTTAATAGCTTGTCAACACATATTAGTTACAGATAAAGCTTATTTCTTTATGATACTAGTAACTGTATGAACCAGCTAAGAATATGTCCAAAACCAGTAGTGCTACAGCCTTTTAAGGCCTGTGTCTCAGTCATCTGTtgcgtgatcatttgttttttctgatAGGCTCAGGCGTGAGAGTCGCACtcgaagccactaggcctacACAGCTCAATATAACAAATCTTATTTTCAATACACAAGTAACTTAGGTTACCTGTTTACCTAAGTCTTTGAAGATCTATTTTTCCGCATATGGGTCAGATGCTCGCCATTGAGTCAGTGACCACTTAGATCGCAATTGACGTTTCCTCTCCTTGCCCTCGCTCTATTACGTACTGCTTTAACCAACTTCGGATTTAAATGGTCTAATTATAACAAACTAAATATCAATCTCCATAATGAACATTGCGTAGAGCCAAGTATCTCTCGCTATCACTTTCTGTTGTGACACATAATGATtctaatttagattttttataataagtattataaatacactAACTTATCAGATTAGATATTGTTTATTCGGAAGgtcaataaattatactattaAGAACTGCCTATGTTATGAGACGTTACCTTTCTCCGTTACCAAgacaaatatatcaaaataatgttattaatattaaagctttattaattaatccatacaataattgtttaatacatttcGTAATATAAGTATTAGTTGTGTTATATTAACTTCTAAAAATTGAGGTTAGTTTTGTTAGTGTTCtagtatttgtatttgtatgaCTCTTGaggtaaaagcctcctccatatttttccatttctctttgtCTTAAGCAACATTCATCCAGTTTTCTGCAAGTTTTATTACGTCAtctgtcaatttttttcttttgtcgtTCTATACATCTTTTTCCAGTAGGTCTAGCCCaagtgtttaatttatattttacactccattatcatattaatttatcaataaataaataaaaaccctTGCTAAATATTACTTTCCCATAAGAACTGATATTACACTTGCTAGGATctaaataattcatatttttagaATTACGCTCATACTtaccttaataaaaatatatcaaattaaaaagacatgattattacatctaaaattattaaatataagtgtTCTAGAACTAGTTCTTTATTTACCTTCAACGTCACACTAATACCATCAATACATGAAACATGTTGCCTTGATAATAAGCGCGATGGCTGACATATGTCAAAAagtagatataaataaaatatatattgattgtattttcaaacattatacatataaatcttAGGATAATATAGGTTTGGTGTCAAGATTTTCCGCGAACTATGACTCAAAACGTTTTCGACTTACAGTAGACATGGCAAAGTAAcgtctcaatttttttttaattacagagTCGATATTGCTTcaaatagttaataaataagtgcAAAATTGAGCATAGGATTAATATTGACTCAGTCATTATATATGGAAATTGCAATTCGAAATTATTCTTTAGTCGGAACTTGAACGGAACTTCAGGTTAAATGGTAAAATTGCAGAAAACTGTGAATTGGCAATGACAGAAGTCCTCAGCAGTGACATTGAATTCCACGTGGGTAGAAATATCTTTGTACTGGAAACCGGCTACAACCGCTCATATTACCTTATTTACTCATTTCCGTGAACACAATTGGATAATTCTCCTATTTTTGCTCCGGGACCTTTAATAAGCAAGTTATTAATAGTTGTGTGTGACTCCACAACCTTTATCAACGACACAAAAACGATACAACAGAAAATCGAGTATATTTTTCTAAgagtaaaactaaataatggCTCTaagtataaattgtattagcAAATAAcatcctactaatattataaacgcgaaagtttgtaagtatggatggatgtttgttactctttcacgtaaaaactactgaatggattttaatgaaactttacaataatatagcttgtACATCAGAATAATacataggctacaatttataaagatattgtgtgaattgtcgaaaatatcaagtaagtaggaaGAAATCAaccatctgcgagctattctggccTACGCTGCCAAAACTTctagagttacacatatgtaatgtaagATGGAATATATCTATGTCTTATGTGTAATCCACTATAGCTAAAATAATGAaccaatacaataaaaattgataatttaactTGTAGATCAATGAACAtttggtagtaataaattgatttcttaatgaatatagatacttttatcgcttctggtatttaaagtagataaaatgtctttcacgctacatcatttggactaatattattttaatc
Above is a genomic segment from Pieris napi chromosome 7, ilPieNapi1.2, whole genome shotgun sequence containing:
- the LOC125050972 gene encoding uncharacterized protein LOC125050972 isoform X3; the encoded protein is MRDSILLINSALNPEHYSGLIEYIDILFTTLIAGPLIIIYWLATWNLLDMYIYPEDPLLSALVTTSIGLILGLLLCVFQEYCCKELTPEIGSVKFFIVTRLYNYVGGLINVAACRGVWSFMDIYEEDAFSTAITTIVSTIALICLKGLRNLESAPYSVSIDADEGYFDAPTFYRTSSKETALYILDCVFSVTVVGSLVVFVWRGLWALIDIYLYPDDPAKSCWTSLIVGYSMVVVTFSLQAPMRWAVARLQGAPRLLIADVYHLLSFASTVNVWRGVWGLLDIYFLPDSPHLSNWSCHIVSLALLILLNCSNSILVRGVYIDAEEPAGECVIFPCHYLRLFFHKERTKRHKALDLTKKMEEASVPLQTPEEKV